In one window of Microbacterium dextranolyticum DNA:
- a CDS encoding oligosaccharide flippase family protein: MNLARRTWVNVFARLFGSLSGALAGVFLARGLSVTDFGFLSSTFALVGVATLASDLGVSQTTTRLVSRHPEKSAEIGWIGALQRGSLALLFTALSCLVILSQPVPVRIASIILAVSIIAAAGNVGQSLLLARLRPDLVAKAGLVQSLIWTLGAFSCWLLSGGPVVFAVFFLISQIAQSCVVLALSRDLLRAPRRALMLRLAKPIIASSVTVGVGALAWAAMQRLPIVFVTSTAGAQEGAFLGVAGRILDVLFIFPTVAAATLLPVLANRAGSAKQGDVQRRSLALMTALGAVLAFGASIGGGAAAVIMFGSDYVASAATVAVYSLVVLPFAVDCYWGTQLIAANRGSAMAWTGIVSALVSITLAIVLTPTWGAVGGAFAVLLAQSLRALCLWIAASDLRQRATRWDQGVSAILVVVAVGAVSFITDISHVLAVTPVLGILVAGISSVVFALIIMVLLQIRWREFLAVFGRGA, translated from the coding sequence ATGAACCTCGCGCGACGAACCTGGGTGAATGTCTTTGCTCGCTTATTTGGGTCTCTATCAGGGGCGTTGGCCGGCGTTTTCTTGGCGCGCGGACTCTCCGTAACAGACTTTGGTTTTCTGTCTAGCACTTTCGCCCTCGTTGGCGTCGCGACCTTGGCGTCGGATCTTGGTGTTTCGCAGACCACCACGCGCCTCGTCAGCAGGCATCCGGAGAAAAGCGCAGAGATTGGTTGGATCGGAGCTCTGCAACGAGGTAGCCTAGCTCTGCTTTTTACAGCGCTGTCGTGCCTCGTGATTCTCTCGCAGCCAGTTCCGGTGAGGATCGCGAGCATAATACTAGCGGTGTCGATCATTGCCGCTGCAGGGAATGTCGGTCAGTCCTTGCTACTAGCACGACTTCGCCCAGATCTCGTCGCAAAGGCCGGGCTTGTTCAGAGTCTGATTTGGACCCTGGGCGCCTTTTCTTGTTGGCTTCTATCCGGCGGTCCCGTCGTCTTTGCCGTGTTTTTCCTGATTTCTCAGATTGCGCAGAGCTGTGTAGTTCTTGCGCTGAGCAGAGACTTGTTGCGGGCGCCGCGCCGCGCGTTGATGTTAAGGCTTGCGAAGCCAATCATCGCGTCGTCGGTTACGGTTGGCGTCGGCGCGCTCGCCTGGGCAGCAATGCAGCGCCTGCCGATCGTCTTTGTCACTTCGACGGCCGGTGCACAGGAGGGGGCTTTTCTGGGTGTAGCGGGACGGATTCTGGACGTCCTTTTCATATTCCCGACCGTAGCAGCGGCAACGCTTCTTCCTGTGCTCGCAAATCGAGCGGGAAGTGCCAAGCAGGGTGACGTTCAGCGTCGCTCGCTTGCACTAATGACTGCCCTTGGCGCCGTCCTGGCGTTCGGTGCCAGCATCGGTGGGGGCGCCGCCGCGGTCATAATGTTCGGCTCCGACTACGTCGCGTCGGCGGCTACCGTCGCCGTCTACTCTCTCGTTGTCCTGCCGTTCGCAGTGGACTGCTACTGGGGCACTCAATTGATCGCCGCAAACCGCGGATCCGCAATGGCGTGGACTGGTATCGTCTCGGCGTTAGTTTCCATCACGCTGGCTATTGTCCTGACGCCTACGTGGGGTGCGGTCGGCGGTGCTTTTGCCGTCCTCTTGGCGCAGAGTCTTCGCGCGCTGTGTCTTTGGATTGCTGCATCAGATCTGCGGCAGCGGGCAACGCGATGGGATCAGGGCGTTAGCGCAATTCTGGTTGTAGTTGCGGTAGGGGCAGTATCGTTCATCACAGATATCTCGCATGTCCTCGCAGTGACGCCAGTTCTTGGCATCTTGGTTGCTGGCATATCGAGTGTTGTCTTCGCTCTCATCATTATGGTGCTGTTGCAGATTCGTTGGCGCGAATTTCTCGCTGTATTCGGAAGAGGGGCCTGA
- a CDS encoding glycosyltransferase, whose amino-acid sequence MVGDECFVSRSEVVRPVDLPPGPIVGFVGAVSEYKFDFTLYRQLVELLPGVNFVIIGKLGEGQIGQELPDFFDLPNVHFLGPKPYSEVPHYMTHFDVAVLPCPLNEYTRAMFPMKFFEYLAAGAAVVSTRLESIQAFSDVAFFADSAAQFGEQIRKILDSGNPRAAAGVDIAREHTYQSRTAAMIRHFENVDQP is encoded by the coding sequence GTGGTCGGCGACGAGTGCTTCGTGTCACGCTCGGAAGTCGTGCGTCCGGTCGACTTGCCGCCTGGTCCAATCGTTGGATTTGTGGGTGCGGTGAGTGAGTACAAGTTCGACTTCACCCTGTACCGACAACTGGTGGAGCTTCTTCCGGGGGTTAACTTCGTGATCATCGGGAAGCTTGGCGAGGGGCAGATCGGTCAGGAGCTGCCGGACTTCTTTGATCTTCCGAATGTCCATTTCCTCGGCCCCAAGCCATATTCCGAGGTTCCTCATTACATGACACACTTCGATGTGGCTGTTCTTCCATGCCCCTTGAACGAGTATACGCGTGCGATGTTCCCAATGAAGTTCTTCGAGTATCTGGCAGCGGGAGCTGCCGTCGTGTCGACTAGGCTTGAGTCGATTCAAGCCTTCAGCGATGTAGCATTCTTTGCCGACTCGGCAGCGCAGTTTGGGGAGCAGATCCGCAAAATACTGGATTCTGGTAATCCCCGCGCTGCGGCCGGTGTTGACATCGCTCGTGAACACACCTATCAGTCGCGAACGGCGGCGATGATCCGTCATTTTGAGAATGTGGACCAACCGTGA
- a CDS encoding O-antigen ligase family protein has product MPTVIAFVTVVSFWVRPPGLELVRHIAGWGVVSCAVSLLLGVALPAYGLMPTVSGDQSDKAIVGGTLLSGMFNHSNTLGAVAALTLPLVFLFRRRMTVFLSIIFTFCALIWSASRTSMIAAIAMAFAWFVVRLFRRSNRVSVAVVSFVLIASLLLVAITPFVTDDPTAFTSRGQIWIFSRGAFEAAPIFGNGVSFFQDIWAVNNGLFKDAQHAHNSFLTQLTTLGLVGGVGLFLLVFMCARVSLAYARIGDLRLSMYVVVWLVLSIGETVWRFNVTQPMWLFGTLPLIVLAASGVPRWIPSQAEDGQLRQARPRPSWYQRGAPLVSSDSVAHR; this is encoded by the coding sequence GTGCCGACGGTCATCGCTTTTGTTACGGTTGTTTCCTTCTGGGTGCGACCTCCTGGCCTCGAGCTAGTTCGTCATATCGCCGGTTGGGGAGTTGTGTCCTGCGCCGTCAGCCTGCTGCTTGGTGTCGCGCTTCCGGCCTATGGGCTCATGCCCACAGTAAGCGGCGATCAGTCAGACAAGGCGATAGTCGGTGGCACCCTGCTATCTGGAATGTTCAATCATTCGAACACGCTCGGTGCAGTTGCCGCACTGACTCTTCCGCTGGTTTTTTTGTTTCGCCGTCGCATGACAGTATTCTTGTCGATAATTTTTACGTTTTGCGCGTTGATCTGGTCGGCGTCGCGAACTTCGATGATCGCGGCGATCGCTATGGCTTTCGCGTGGTTTGTCGTCCGTCTTTTTCGGAGATCGAATCGCGTGTCTGTGGCCGTTGTCTCGTTCGTGTTGATCGCTTCATTGCTCTTGGTTGCGATTACCCCCTTTGTTACTGACGACCCGACAGCGTTCACCTCGCGTGGTCAGATTTGGATCTTTTCCCGCGGTGCTTTTGAAGCGGCTCCTATATTCGGCAACGGAGTTTCTTTCTTCCAGGACATTTGGGCTGTGAATAATGGGCTCTTCAAGGATGCTCAACACGCGCATAATTCTTTCTTGACTCAGCTCACTACCCTAGGATTGGTTGGCGGAGTCGGCCTATTTTTACTTGTCTTTATGTGCGCTCGCGTTTCCCTGGCGTATGCGCGAATAGGTGACCTTCGACTGTCTATGTATGTAGTGGTCTGGCTCGTTTTGAGTATCGGTGAGACGGTCTGGCGCTTTAATGTCACTCAACCGATGTGGCTCTTCGGAACTTTGCCTTTAATTGTCCTGGCGGCCTCGGGAGTTCCGCGTTGGATTCCTTCGCAGGCAGAGGATGGCCAATTGAGGCAGGCGCGGCCTCGTCCGTCGTGGTACCAACGGGGCGCACCGCTGGTATCCTCTGATTCTGTCGCGCATCGATAG
- a CDS encoding UDP-glucose dehydrogenase family protein, which translates to MKLSVIGCGYLGAVHAAAMASIGHDVVGIDVDQRKIDALSKGEAPFFEPGLQEILTAGIAAGNLRFTTDMAAAAGAKVHFVGVGTPQQKDGYAADLTYVNAAIDGLLPYLAEGDIVAGKSTVPVGTAAGLAPRVSDTGATLVWNPEFLREGFAVQDTVDPDRLVAGVPAGEEGERAASVLREVYHPSVAKGTPFIVTDYATAELVKVSANAFLATKISFINAMAEIAEVTGADVTQLADAIGHDARIGRRFLGAGIGFGGGCLPKDIRAFSARAEELGRGESVAFLRQVDEINLRRRERAVQLVVEGLGGAVFEKKVTVLGAAFKPHSDDIRDSPALDVAVRLHGLGANVTVTDPAAIENARRIHPQLTYVEDRDEAIRDADALVLVTEWDEYRRQLAPEYAATLTEGRVVVDGRNGLDAAAWRAAGWTYFGMGRP; encoded by the coding sequence ATGAAGCTGTCGGTCATCGGTTGCGGTTATCTCGGCGCGGTTCACGCAGCCGCGATGGCATCCATCGGACACGACGTCGTCGGTATCGACGTCGACCAGCGCAAGATCGACGCGCTGTCGAAGGGTGAAGCGCCGTTCTTCGAACCGGGACTGCAAGAGATTCTCACTGCTGGCATCGCGGCGGGCAACCTGCGCTTCACGACCGACATGGCCGCTGCGGCTGGCGCCAAGGTGCACTTCGTCGGCGTCGGCACGCCGCAGCAGAAGGACGGCTACGCCGCCGACCTGACCTACGTCAATGCGGCCATCGATGGGCTGCTGCCTTATCTCGCCGAGGGCGACATCGTCGCGGGTAAGTCGACCGTCCCCGTGGGCACGGCCGCCGGTCTGGCGCCGCGCGTCTCTGACACCGGCGCGACGCTCGTGTGGAACCCCGAGTTCCTGCGCGAGGGCTTCGCGGTGCAAGACACCGTCGACCCCGACCGTCTCGTCGCCGGTGTACCGGCCGGCGAAGAGGGTGAGCGCGCGGCATCCGTGCTGCGCGAGGTCTACCACCCCTCCGTCGCGAAGGGCACGCCGTTCATCGTGACCGACTACGCGACGGCCGAGCTGGTCAAGGTGTCGGCGAACGCGTTCCTCGCCACCAAGATCAGCTTCATCAACGCGATGGCCGAGATCGCTGAGGTCACCGGTGCCGATGTCACCCAGCTCGCCGATGCGATCGGTCACGACGCGCGCATCGGCCGTCGCTTCTTGGGCGCGGGCATCGGCTTCGGCGGCGGGTGCCTGCCGAAGGACATCCGTGCCTTCTCGGCCCGCGCAGAAGAGCTCGGGCGTGGCGAGTCCGTTGCGTTCCTCCGCCAGGTCGACGAGATCAACCTGCGCCGCCGCGAGCGGGCCGTGCAGCTTGTGGTCGAAGGACTCGGCGGTGCCGTGTTCGAGAAGAAGGTCACCGTCTTGGGCGCAGCGTTCAAGCCGCACTCTGACGACATCCGCGACTCGCCCGCACTCGATGTCGCCGTGCGTCTGCATGGGCTCGGCGCGAACGTGACCGTCACCGACCCGGCGGCCATCGAGAACGCGCGTCGCATCCATCCGCAGCTCACCTACGTCGAGGATCGTGACGAGGCCATCCGCGATGCGGATGCTCTCGTGCTCGTCACCGAGTGGGACGAGTACCGCCGTCAGCTGGCTCCTGAGTACGCCGCGACGCTTACCGAAGGGCGGGTCGTCGTTGACGGTCGCAACGGCCTCGACGCGGCTGCCTGGCGCGCCGCGGGGTGGACGTACTTCGGAATGGGGCGGCCGTAA
- a CDS encoding G5 domain-containing protein, translating into MTNVQPGWYPDPNGGAHVRWWDGAAWTAHVADGPRAVSPASARERRPGRSTPRRGSSRRKGLLVGAGLVLGIALMGGTINAVTLAARSAADAREPVAFVASSASPTAASTPTRTPTPTHVPVITTHDEVAAEPVPFERTRVDDASMPAGQSAVTTAGQNGERTRTYRVTLTDGVETARELVSDVVTTAPVAEVTSVGTYVEPAAPPPAAASDGCDPNYAEACVPIASDVDCAGGRGNGPAYFDGVARVVGRDIYKLDGDGDGWACNGLFAVEGVVEGRRLVRG; encoded by the coding sequence ATGACGAACGTGCAACCGGGGTGGTACCCCGACCCGAACGGCGGAGCGCACGTCCGCTGGTGGGACGGCGCCGCATGGACGGCTCACGTTGCAGATGGGCCGAGAGCGGTATCGCCGGCCTCTGCGCGCGAGCGTCGGCCGGGTCGATCGACCCCGCGCCGTGGATCGAGCCGACGCAAGGGGCTGCTCGTCGGTGCGGGTCTCGTGCTCGGCATCGCGCTGATGGGCGGCACGATCAACGCGGTCACGCTCGCCGCGCGTTCTGCGGCCGACGCGCGTGAGCCCGTCGCGTTCGTTGCCTCGTCGGCGTCGCCCACCGCGGCATCCACACCGACACGCACGCCCACGCCGACCCACGTTCCGGTCATCACGACGCACGATGAGGTCGCGGCCGAGCCGGTGCCCTTCGAGCGCACAAGGGTCGACGATGCGTCGATGCCAGCGGGGCAGAGCGCGGTGACCACGGCCGGGCAGAACGGCGAGCGCACGCGCACCTACCGAGTGACCCTCACTGACGGTGTCGAGACTGCGCGAGAGCTCGTCTCTGACGTGGTTACGACGGCTCCCGTTGCCGAAGTCACGTCGGTCGGCACGTACGTCGAGCCGGCTGCGCCGCCGCCTGCTGCAGCGTCGGACGGCTGCGATCCGAACTACGCCGAGGCATGCGTGCCGATCGCGAGTGACGTGGACTGCGCCGGAGGGCGAGGCAACGGCCCGGCGTACTTCGATGGCGTCGCCCGCGTCGTGGGTCGCGACATCTACAAGCTCGACGGGGATGGCGACGGGTGGGCGTGTAACGGGCTCTTCGCAGTTGAGGGTGTAGTCGAGGGTCGGCGGCTGGTTCGCGGATAG
- a CDS encoding ISL3 family transposase yields the protein MHHPTFATPDLTTFCRLDELGLEAIGQLIEPDRAVLECRVVDDDPWCRKCGAEGVPRDTVTRPLAHEPFGHRPTTLLVRVRRYRCGHCRRTWRQDTTNAAARRAKISRGGVGWALKAIVVDHLTVSRAAAGLGVSWHTANTAILAEGKRRLIDDPARFDGVTTIGVDEHVWRHTRFGDKYVTVIIDLTPARNKTGPARLLDMVEGRSKQVFKEWLAARPAEWSSRIEVVAMDGFSGFKTAAAEELPDAVPVMDPFHVVRLAGDALDRTRQRVQQDTLGHRGHAGDPLYGVRRTLHTGASFLTEKQTARLDAVFAAEEHVEVEATWGIYQRIVAAYREPDKNKAKEMMRAVIDSVSSGVPAMLAEICRLGRTLKQRAADVLAFFDLAGTSNGPTEAINGRLEHLRGSALGFRNLANYTARSLLEAGGFRPSLHP from the coding sequence TTGCACCACCCTACGTTCGCGACCCCTGACCTCACCACGTTCTGCCGTCTCGATGAGCTCGGCCTCGAAGCCATCGGCCAGTTGATCGAGCCCGACCGGGCGGTACTCGAGTGCCGCGTCGTTGACGATGACCCGTGGTGTCGGAAGTGTGGCGCCGAGGGCGTGCCGCGCGACACCGTGACGCGTCCGCTCGCGCACGAGCCGTTCGGTCACCGGCCCACGACGCTGCTGGTGCGGGTGCGCCGCTACCGGTGCGGCCACTGCCGCCGCACCTGGCGGCAGGACACGACGAACGCGGCGGCGCGGCGGGCGAAGATCTCCCGCGGCGGGGTCGGGTGGGCGCTGAAGGCGATCGTGGTCGACCACCTCACCGTCTCCCGCGCCGCGGCAGGCCTGGGGGTGTCGTGGCACACCGCGAACACCGCGATCCTCGCCGAGGGCAAGCGGCGGCTGATCGACGATCCGGCCAGGTTCGACGGCGTCACCACGATCGGCGTCGACGAGCACGTCTGGCGTCACACCCGGTTCGGTGACAAGTACGTGACCGTGATCATCGACCTCACGCCCGCCCGCAACAAGACAGGTCCCGCACGGCTGCTGGACATGGTCGAGGGCCGGTCGAAGCAGGTATTCAAGGAGTGGCTCGCCGCCCGGCCTGCGGAGTGGTCGAGCCGGATCGAGGTGGTCGCGATGGACGGGTTCTCCGGGTTCAAGACGGCCGCGGCCGAAGAGCTCCCCGACGCGGTTCCGGTGATGGACCCGTTCCACGTCGTCCGCCTGGCCGGCGACGCGCTCGACCGGACCCGGCAGCGCGTCCAGCAAGACACCCTCGGGCACCGCGGTCACGCCGGCGACCCGCTCTACGGGGTCCGCCGCACCCTCCACACCGGCGCGAGCTTCCTCACCGAGAAGCAGACCGCGCGGCTCGACGCGGTGTTCGCCGCCGAGGAGCACGTCGAGGTCGAAGCGACCTGGGGCATCTACCAGCGCATCGTCGCCGCCTACCGCGAACCCGACAAGAACAAGGCGAAGGAGATGATGCGGGCGGTGATCGATTCCGTCAGCAGTGGCGTCCCCGCGATGCTGGCCGAGATTTGCCGGCTCGGTCGGACGTTGAAGCAGCGCGCCGCGGACGTCCTCGCGTTCTTCGACCTGGCCGGCACGAGCAACGGTCCGACAGAGGCGATCAACGGCCGACTCGAGCATCTCCGCGGCTCCGCGCTCGGCTTCCGCAACCTCGCGAACTACACAGCCAGGAGCCTGCTCGAGGCCGGAGGTTTCAGACCCTCCCTACACCCTTGA
- a CDS encoding serine hydrolase, translated as MHSSRLRRHVFRRRSRTLAAALAVAAAALSVVTAAPAAYAASASTLWDDLDSQLTALVAEAGDNGFTMGVSIEDLSGAYGGGILSEGSQKPVKAASVIKLPLLALLMSEADAGRLSLDEKVTIPKGSSNIVGGAGTLQSRSFPLEITVGELMTLMVQVSDNTATNVLIDRAGGFDAINAYIKTLGYQTMWFGRKMIHTATPPLGENWINANEVTDLISKLYRHQILSASSSEYIIGLMKGQLVNTKFGAVIPRKYLANKTGELGDVSHDSGIILLDGREVALTVTTSFASGGLNKANVYVQRAAKLVFDQLQQPIEPPVPAATTPASDAWPALTDRLDPIVAEAAAAGVDVGVAIEDLSGYYGSRTVYLGKTDRYTTASAIKMALAATVMNQVQSGRLSLDDVVTITQDERYPGSGTLQNNAFPQDVSVGRMLDLMVTISDNTATNKLVDVVGGVDAINAVIADAGIGVGDLHFGRKMFGPVVGVYGDVWLTPYGVNRLMALFYDISTGSVVKPDLLTAESARKIIGLMRNQQVKTKLGAVIPSTVLADKTGENALVSHDIGLLLVPGQELTLSVFSTGKPGFEGDISATANPFLQRIGAAVYAYVLATAPEKETPGGNGTPTAEPSETATDGSTSTTTPTPAASSSSPAATALASTGSDATMLPGLVTLAAILSAAGLGLTLRARRTRRALR; from the coding sequence ATGCATTCGTCGCGCCTTCGCCGACATGTCTTCCGCCGCCGGTCACGCACACTCGCGGCCGCTCTGGCGGTCGCCGCAGCGGCGCTGTCGGTCGTCACCGCCGCGCCTGCCGCCTACGCGGCGTCGGCTTCTACGCTGTGGGACGACCTCGACAGCCAGCTCACCGCGCTGGTCGCCGAGGCGGGCGACAACGGCTTCACGATGGGCGTCTCGATCGAGGATCTGTCGGGCGCGTACGGCGGCGGCATCCTGTCGGAGGGCAGCCAGAAGCCCGTCAAGGCCGCGAGTGTCATCAAGCTGCCGCTGCTGGCGCTGCTGATGAGCGAGGCGGATGCCGGTCGGCTCAGCCTCGACGAGAAGGTGACGATTCCGAAGGGCAGTTCGAATATCGTCGGCGGCGCGGGCACGCTGCAGTCGCGGTCGTTCCCGCTGGAGATCACCGTCGGCGAGCTGATGACGCTGATGGTGCAGGTGAGCGACAACACGGCGACGAACGTGCTGATCGATCGCGCGGGCGGTTTCGACGCGATCAACGCGTACATCAAGACGCTCGGGTATCAGACGATGTGGTTCGGTCGGAAGATGATCCACACGGCCACTCCCCCGCTCGGTGAGAACTGGATCAACGCGAACGAGGTCACCGATCTCATCTCGAAGCTGTACCGGCACCAGATTCTCAGCGCATCGTCGAGCGAGTACATCATCGGCCTCATGAAGGGGCAGCTGGTCAACACGAAGTTCGGTGCGGTCATCCCCCGCAAGTACCTGGCGAACAAGACGGGTGAGCTCGGCGACGTCTCGCACGACAGCGGTATCATCCTGCTCGACGGGCGCGAGGTGGCGCTGACGGTGACGACGTCGTTCGCGTCGGGCGGCCTGAACAAGGCGAACGTGTACGTGCAGCGCGCGGCGAAGCTGGTCTTCGACCAGCTGCAGCAGCCGATCGAGCCGCCCGTTCCCGCGGCGACGACCCCGGCATCCGACGCCTGGCCCGCGCTCACCGACCGTCTCGACCCGATCGTCGCCGAGGCGGCGGCGGCCGGCGTCGACGTGGGTGTCGCGATCGAAGACCTGTCGGGCTACTACGGGTCGCGCACGGTGTACCTGGGCAAGACCGACCGGTACACGACGGCGAGCGCGATCAAGATGGCGCTGGCGGCGACGGTGATGAACCAGGTGCAGTCGGGCCGGCTGTCGCTCGACGATGTCGTCACGATCACCCAGGACGAGCGGTACCCGGGGTCGGGCACGCTGCAGAACAACGCGTTCCCGCAGGACGTCTCGGTGGGGCGGATGCTCGATCTGATGGTGACGATCAGCGACAACACGGCGACGAACAAGCTGGTCGATGTGGTGGGCGGCGTCGATGCGATCAACGCGGTGATCGCGGATGCCGGGATCGGCGTGGGCGATCTGCACTTCGGCCGCAAGATGTTCGGCCCGGTCGTCGGCGTGTACGGCGATGTGTGGCTGACGCCGTACGGCGTGAACCGCCTGATGGCGCTGTTCTACGACATCTCGACCGGGAGCGTCGTGAAGCCCGATCTGCTGACGGCCGAGTCGGCGCGAAAGATCATCGGCCTGATGCGCAATCAGCAGGTGAAGACGAAGCTCGGTGCGGTGATTCCGAGCACGGTGCTGGCCGACAAGACGGGTGAGAACGCTCTGGTGAGCCACGACATCGGTCTGCTGCTCGTGCCGGGGCAAGAGCTGACGCTGTCGGTGTTCTCGACCGGCAAGCCGGGCTTCGAGGGCGACATCTCGGCGACGGCGAACCCGTTCCTGCAGCGCATCGGCGCCGCCGTCTATGCGTACGTGCTGGCCACGGCGCCCGAGAAAGAGACGCCGGGCGGCAACGGCACCCCGACGGCCGAGCCGAGTGAGACCGCCACGGACGGCTCGACGTCGACGACCACGCCGACCCCCGCCGCCTCGAGCTCGTCGCCCGCCGCGACCGCGCTCGCGAGCACGGGGTCGGATGCCACGATGCTGCCGGGCCTGGTGACTCTGGCCGCGATCCTGTCGGCCGCCGGCCTCGGCCTGACGCTGCGCGCACGCCGCACGAGGCGCGCGCTGCGCTGA
- a CDS encoding VanZ family protein: MREDQSVIPPRPPLPAQSADDAARAAATAAAQAAAAQTARAAANAATTTAAAQPEAWASRMVREPRAWLVVYVVTLALIAFWPVPVDSGAGPFLRTVTRLFPMLTYDRIEFGANVVLFVPWGLLLTFLLPTQRWLVLPIAFLTTFAIECGQGLALAARTPSVHDLVANTAGACLGMLIAVFAEILARSRTTLP, from the coding sequence ATGCGCGAAGACCAGTCGGTGATTCCGCCGCGCCCGCCCCTGCCCGCGCAGTCGGCCGACGACGCCGCCCGCGCGGCCGCGACCGCCGCCGCACAAGCCGCCGCCGCACAAACCGCGAGAGCCGCAGCTAACGCCGCGACCACGACGGCGGCGGCGCAGCCCGAGGCCTGGGCGTCGCGAATGGTGCGAGAGCCCCGCGCCTGGCTGGTGGTCTACGTGGTGACGCTCGCGCTGATCGCGTTCTGGCCGGTGCCGGTGGATTCGGGCGCAGGTCCGTTCCTGCGCACGGTCACGCGACTCTTTCCGATGCTGACCTACGACCGCATCGAGTTCGGGGCGAACGTGGTGCTGTTCGTGCCGTGGGGGCTGCTGCTGACGTTCCTGCTTCCGACGCAGCGCTGGCTGGTGCTGCCGATCGCCTTCCTCACGACGTTCGCGATCGAGTGCGGGCAGGGCCTGGCGCTGGCGGCGCGCACGCCGAGCGTGCACGACCTGGTCGCCAACACGGCGGGGGCGTGCCTGGGCATGCTGATCGCGGTGTTCGCAGAGATCCTGGCGCGCTCGCGCACGACCCTGCCCTGA
- a CDS encoding ATPase has protein sequence MNRGPWHAATVLTAYGEAAVSGRFFTRWSALVSLLVAVTMLTPVLPGGTAGYAQGMLGSFAAWCALAVPVLIVAALERRLETRSVRGILVTATMIAVAIARPFANDAALHLLFGRGSHGDIVARVSTNLVVVVLLFSLVGVITTQYQRASDSIERLDAALERLSEARRAFEDERRAAHELVHTEVADLRAARDEMLAGTIDFDAVRDYSDLVRAASHRLEALADAPAGALDPAASRAASVALSASASVSTAVQAPAPKPRIVRALRPTPMLLVGAIYLLTCAPFLVSTGDLMVVALAIISSAAMDAVVTLILRAAGPDGRVPLAGFIATWLAGGAFASLVAAWLAPDLGALLLLVPLVAVPASAVVVGFAIDASRRARDEENASTAALAGAAGALAALRTGTGAPLQHAASTLHGRVQGRCVIFAALIDDAPPTGAQIDGFRDQTDLAFDDVLRAGRAADAACTGDLDRVIDGWQPLLHLDTRIDPALTTAIARSGVAPLVGDIVNEALVNAVKHSGARAARIEIVHVDDDVHVRVASAGQLPRPLVPTRHFGSRTRLYQDGPDVVLEAVVSAAGALTRQV, from the coding sequence ATGAACCGCGGTCCGTGGCACGCCGCGACCGTGCTGACAGCCTATGGCGAGGCCGCCGTCAGCGGACGCTTCTTCACGCGCTGGAGCGCCCTGGTGTCGCTGCTCGTCGCGGTCACGATGCTCACCCCCGTCCTGCCCGGCGGCACCGCCGGCTACGCCCAGGGCATGCTCGGCTCGTTCGCCGCCTGGTGCGCGCTCGCCGTGCCGGTGCTCATCGTCGCGGCGCTCGAGCGGCGCCTCGAGACCCGCTCCGTCCGGGGCATCCTCGTCACCGCGACCATGATCGCCGTCGCCATCGCCCGGCCGTTCGCCAACGACGCCGCCCTCCACCTGCTCTTCGGGCGCGGCTCGCACGGTGACATCGTCGCCCGCGTCAGCACCAACCTCGTCGTCGTCGTGCTGCTCTTCTCGCTCGTCGGCGTCATCACCACCCAGTACCAGCGCGCCAGCGACAGCATCGAGCGCCTCGACGCGGCCCTCGAACGCCTCAGCGAGGCCCGGCGGGCGTTCGAGGACGAGCGCCGTGCGGCCCACGAGCTCGTGCACACCGAGGTCGCCGACCTGCGCGCCGCGCGCGACGAGATGCTCGCCGGAACGATCGACTTCGACGCCGTGCGCGACTACTCCGACCTGGTGCGCGCCGCGAGCCACCGCTTGGAGGCCCTCGCCGACGCCCCGGCGGGCGCCCTCGACCCGGCCGCCTCGCGCGCCGCATCGGTGGCGCTGTCGGCGTCTGCGTCGGTCTCGACGGCGGTACAGGCCCCGGCGCCGAAGCCCCGCATCGTGCGCGCACTCCGGCCCACGCCGATGCTCCTCGTCGGGGCGATCTACCTGCTCACCTGCGCTCCCTTCCTCGTCTCGACCGGCGACCTGATGGTGGTCGCGCTCGCGATCATCAGCAGCGCTGCGATGGATGCCGTCGTCACCCTGATCCTGCGCGCCGCCGGGCCGGACGGGCGGGTGCCCCTTGCCGGCTTCATCGCGACGTGGCTCGCCGGGGGAGCGTTCGCCAGCCTCGTCGCCGCCTGGCTCGCCCCCGACCTCGGTGCGCTGCTGCTGCTCGTACCCCTGGTCGCCGTGCCCGCCAGTGCCGTCGTCGTCGGGTTCGCCATCGACGCCAGTCGCCGCGCACGCGACGAAGAGAACGCCTCGACCGCCGCCCTCGCCGGCGCCGCCGGCGCGCTCGCCGCCCTGCGGACCGGCACGGGCGCGCCGCTGCAGCACGCGGCATCCACCCTGCACGGCCGAGTGCAGGGCCGATGCGTGATCTTCGCCGCCCTGATCGACGACGCACCGCCCACAGGCGCGCAGATCGACGGATTCCGCGACCAGACCGACCTCGCCTTCGACGACGTGCTGCGTGCAGGCCGCGCCGCCGACGCGGCCTGCACGGGCGACCTCGATCGCGTGATCGACGGATGGCAGCCGCTGCTGCACCTCGACACCCGCATCGACCCCGCCCTCACCACCGCGATCGCGCGATCGGGCGTGGCGCCCCTCGTCGGCGACATCGTCAACGAAGCCCTCGTCAACGCCGTGAAGCACTCGGGCGCGCGCGCCGCCCGCATCGAGATCGTGCACGTCGACGACGACGTGCATGTCCGCGTCGCCTCGGCGGGGCAGCTGCCCCGCCCCCTCGTGCCGACCCGCCACTTCGGCAGCCGCACGCGCCTCTACCAGGACGGCCCAGACGTCGTCCTCGAGGCGGTCGTGTCGGCCGCCGGTGCCCTGACCCGTCAGGTGTGA